One stretch of Filifactor alocis ATCC 35896 DNA includes these proteins:
- a CDS encoding VirB6/TrbL-like conjugal transfer protein, CD1112 family: MLNLFEKINEFFKDIMIDIIKDNLSAMLVDINDKVSTVAGEVGKTPSSWNSEVFTFIKSINTNVVLPIAAIILTAILCIELIQVVMRKNSMQDTDTFEFFKYIIKMWIAVWLVSHAFDFSMAVFDVAQSMIGKAAGVVGTSANITPGNFDAMVDALKTESLGTLIGIALETGLVKFSLTILSILITVILYGRMIEIYIYCSVAAIPFSTMGNKEWGSIGTNYIKSLFALGLQGLFILIFFGIYAVLVKTVNFTDIHTSILQVLAYGLILGVMMMKSGSIAKAILNSH, from the coding sequence ATGCTTAATTTATTCGAAAAAATAAATGAGTTTTTCAAGGATATTATGATTGATATTATTAAAGATAATCTTTCTGCAATGCTTGTGGATATCAATGATAAGGTATCTACCGTTGCAGGAGAAGTAGGTAAAACTCCGAGTTCTTGGAACTCGGAGGTCTTTACCTTCATCAAATCAATCAATACCAATGTTGTTTTGCCCATAGCAGCGATAATTTTAACCGCAATACTTTGTATAGAACTGATTCAAGTGGTAATGAGAAAAAATTCTATGCAGGATACGGATACCTTTGAATTTTTTAAGTATATCATTAAGATGTGGATAGCTGTATGGCTTGTATCCCATGCTTTCGATTTTTCGATGGCAGTATTTGATGTTGCACAGTCCATGATAGGAAAGGCGGCAGGTGTTGTGGGGACAAGTGCAAACATTACACCGGGTAATTTTGATGCTATGGTCGATGCCCTCAAAACGGAAAGTCTTGGAACACTCATCGGGATTGCACTTGAGACGGGATTGGTTAAATTTTCTTTAACGATTCTATCCATCTTAATCACTGTAATCCTGTATGGAAGAATGATTGAGATATATATTTACTGTTCCGTTGCAGCAATTCCTTTTTCTACCATGGGAAATAAAGAATGGGGAAGTATCGGAACAAACTATATTAAAAGTCTATTTGCCCTTGGACTTCAGGGACTTTTCATCCTAATCTTTTTTGGAATTTATGCGGTTTTAGTTAAAACTGTAAATTTCACGGATATTCATACAAGTATTTTACAAGTGCTTGCATATGGACTGATTCTTGGAGTTATGATGATGAAATCCGGAAGTATTGCAAAGGCAATTTTAAACAGCCATTAA
- a CDS encoding Maff2 family mobile element protein, producing MDFFVQAVNVLKVLVMAIGAGLGAWGVINLLEGYGSDNPGAKSQGIKQLMSGGGIVLIGLKLIPLLANVLK from the coding sequence ATGGATTTTTTTGTACAAGCAGTCAATGTGCTTAAAGTTTTGGTTATGGCAATCGGTGCAGGACTTGGTGCATGGGGAGTTATCAACCTACTTGAAGGATACGGTTCGGATAACCCCGGTGCGAAGAGTCAGGGGATAAAGCAATTGATGAGCGGTGGAGGAATTGTTTTAATAGGGCTAAAACTCATTCCACTACTTGCTAATGTCTTGAAATAA
- a CDS encoding single-stranded DNA-binding protein, whose amino-acid sequence MQKEMLNINGNLIGDVEIKTIQGKDGEVTVANFTLFRKMGKTGEKQKEYINCNVYGEKTEITKDFKKGDFIHVYGYYKEVQKEDKTYRNFIVKHVNKIDKEIENKKEQEENKEE is encoded by the coding sequence ATGCAAAAAGAAATGCTGAATATCAACGGAAACCTGATAGGTGATGTAGAAATCAAAACCATTCAGGGAAAAGACGGGGAAGTAACAGTTGCAAACTTTACACTTTTTAGAAAGATGGGAAAAACGGGAGAAAAACAGAAAGAATATATCAATTGTAATGTCTATGGAGAAAAGACAGAGATTACAAAGGATTTTAAAAAAGGTGATTTCATCCATGTCTACGGATATTACAAAGAAGTTCAAAAGGAGGATAAAACTTACAGAAACTTTATTGTAAAGCATGTCAACAAAATTGATAAAGAAATAGAAAACAAAAAAGAACAGGAAGAAAACAAGGAGGAGTAA